From a region of the Phaeodactylum tricornutum CCAP 1055/1 chromosome 4, whole genome shotgun sequence genome:
- a CDS encoding predicted protein codes for VYLAADVMLPLLQRMHEAGVVHRDVKPSNCVRSTGERDFCIVDFGLSKSAGFYRLEREKAEFRGTSMYASLRVHQGKDYAPRDDVWSLLYVFCDLVSGGLPW; via the exons GTATACCTCGCGGCTGACGTTAtgttgcctttgttgcagcGCATGCACGAAGCTGGTGTCGTCCACCGTGATGTCAAACCCAGCAATTGCGTGCGGTCGACAGGCGAACGGGACTTTTGCATTGTTGATTTTGGATTGAGCAAAA GCGCGGGTTTTTACCGGCTCGAACGCGAAAAGGCAGAATTTCGCGGTACCAGCATGTACGCTAGTCTGCGCGTACACCAGGGCAAGGACTACGCACCGAGGGATGACGTATGGAGTCTACTTTACGTCTTTTGTGATTTGGTCAGCGGGGGATTACCCTGG
- a CDS encoding predicted protein, whose amino-acid sequence MVTPAVGTKLARPSPWRVWVTAARPHTITASVSPCLVAYASCRPSWDLFLAWLVFCITVQIGTNLHNDYSDFVQGADDVDTRVGHARATAQGWWTPAQTCRASVGVLSVTFASGVYLAVATGQTKNAFFWFLVLSSIFNAFAYTGGPFPLGYIGLGSWSLAYSGLGDLFVLLYFGYVAILMLPYLLYRQGQEVAWPAQWRYGTQVGLLAVTILIVNNLRDRHTDQRVHKRTTAVRFGRRFSLVQYYFCILVSYLLVLVDAYQANALGRLLPLLSLPLAARQLVAVGLTEGAALNPYVGGSAQTQLFFAILLACGLEW is encoded by the coding sequence ATGGTAACGCCGGCTGTCGGGACCAAATTAGCTCGCCCTTCGCCGTGGCGCGTCTGGGTGACAGCCGCCCGTCCGCACACCATTACCGCCAGCGTCAGTCCCTGCCTCGTCGCCTACGCCAGTTGTCGGCCGTCGTGGGATCTATTCCTGGCCTGGCTCGTCTTTTGTATTACCGTACAGATTGGTACCAATCTGCACAACGACTACAGTGATTTCGTACAGGGAGCGGACGATGTCGATACACGGGTCGGCCACGCACGGGCCACCGCACAGGGCTGGTGGACTCCGGCGCAAACCTGCCGAGCCTCCGTGGGAGTCTTATCCGTTACCTTTGCCAGTGGTGTGTATCTAGCCGTGGCAACCGGACAAACCAAAAACGCATTCTTTTGGTTCCTTGTATTGAGTAGCATTTTCAACGCATTCGCCTACACGGGTGGGCCCTTCCCACTCGGATACATTGGTCTCGGAAGCTGGAGTCTCGCTTACAGCGGGCTCGGGGATCTCTTTGTCCTCCTATATTTCGGATACGTCGCAATACTTATGCTACCCTATCTACTCTACCGACAAGGCCAAGAAGTCGCCTGGCCGGCGCAATGGCGCTACGGCACCCAAGTCGGACTCCTCGCCGTCACTATTCTCATCGTTAACAATCTCCGCGATCGTCACACGGACCAGCGTGTCCACAAACGCACCACAGCCGTCCGTTTCGGCCGGCGCTTTTCACTTGTACAGTATTACTTCTGCATCCTCGTCAGCTATCTGTTGGTCCTTGTCGATGCCTACCAGGCCAATGCGTTGGGACGGTTGCTGCCCCTGCTCAGTCTCCCCCTCGCCGCCCGCCAACTCGTCGCTGTAGGGTTGACCGAAGGCGCGGCTCTCAACCCCTACGTGGGGGGTAGCGCCCAGACCCAATTGTTCTTTGCGATACTCCTCGCCTGTGGCCTGGAGTGGTAG
- a CDS encoding predicted protein: protein MRVTLLVITIGIVVCAFGSVVSPVAAFTSLSQGSTPRLSQSPQSQPFPQRRCDTTFLRTTRTTAETPSTLRPLPTTSSHPVFAVVQDFQLKKPWKDGTTPLLQTRTCNIVLGQLTDSPRPDAAGAAERILRYMLQNAHAPGAPDVVSLNSVLACYSKLGSDKDARGRQQQRDAAEHSALDKAYADEHVHVDAAFLSNILYSLATCDEKDMPVFAEELVTTMTTQHGVDDSVLAVYNALIHCWAKSGERDAVPRVLAILRYLEAQTTVQPDIKTYTNVLDCLAKSRDRQSHVEAEALLQRMEELGPPPNVQAYTSLIQNFSRSRLPYKAVKASEILQRMKASANPLARPNVVTYNAVLNAAEHTDTSDKVATEEALKVACLTFDEIRSSTVRPNHVTYGTFLGVLANLMPIDSRHEIVSLVFRRSVGSF from the exons ATGAGGGTTACGCTTCTGGTAATCACCATTGGTATCGTGGTTTGTGCGTTCGGTAGCGTTGTCTCTCCCGTGGCGGCCTTCACAAGCTTGTCGCAGGGCAGCACTCCGCGGCTGTCCCAATCGCCGCAAAGCCAACCTTTCCCGCAGCGTCGTTGCGACACGACCTTCTTACGGACAACCCGCACGACAGCGGAAACACCGTCGACATTACGTCCGTTGCCTACGACCTCCAGCCATCCAGTATTCGCCGTCGTCCAGGACTTTCAACTCAAAAAGCCTTGGAAAGACGGTACCACGCCCCTGCTCCAAACCCGTACCTGCAATATTGTTCTAGGCCAACTTACGGATTCGCCGCGCCCGGACGCGGCCGGCGCTGCGGAACGCATACTCCGGTACATGCTGCAGAACGCGCACGCCCCCGGGGCGCCCGACGTGGTCAGTTTGAATTCCGTCCTGGCGTGCTACAGCAAGCTGGGCAGCGATAAGGATGCCCGAGGCCGACAGCAACAACGTGATGCTGCGGAGCACTC GGCGCTGGACAAGGCGTACGCCGACGAACACGTGCACGTGGACGCGGCCTTTCTTTCCAACATTCTATACTCCTTAGCTACCTGTGACGAAAAGGACATGCCCGTGTTTGCTGAAGAGCTGGTGACCACCATGACCACACAACacggcgtcgacgacagCGTACTGGCCGTCTACAACGCACTCATTCACTGCTGGGCCAAGTCGGGAGAACGTGACGCCGTTCCGCGGGTACTCGCCATTCTCCGGTATCTAGAAGCGCAGACCACGGTCCAGCCCGATATCAAAACCTACACCAATGTACTGGACTGTCTAGCTAAGTCTCGAGACCGGCAGAGTCATGTGGAAGCGGAGGCGTTGCTGCAGCGTATGGAAGAGTTGGGGCCGCCGCCAAATGTACAAGCCTACACGTCTCTCATACAGAATTTCTCGCGTTCCCGACTACCGTACAAAGCCGTCAAGGCGTCGGAAATTTTGCAGCGCATGAAGGCTTCGGCCAATCCGCTGGCGCGACCCAATGTAGTGACATACAACGCCGTACTGAATGCCGCCGAGCACACGGATACCTCCGACAAGGTGGCCACGGAAGAAGCGTTAAAAGTTGCGTGCTTGACTTTTGACGAAATTCGATCGTCCACGGTACGACCGAACCACGTGACATACGGGACCTTCCTGGGCGTCCTTGCCAATCTCATGCCGATCGATTCCCGTCACGAAATTGTCAGCCTCGTTTTCCGAAG GTCAGTCGGTTCGTTCTGA
- a CDS encoding predicted protein, translated as VAAIKTLLGVVQRSRAETMMGLQDDLKQAAQLMMDNFATHRDSGAGRSHIALQSGCAMFLKYVTRTFLELSDFEACRQAVLERGERFQMISLAARDRIAKAAVDFIPPNATVLTHGYSRVVAAILSQASQSRHFSVIVLEGRPDASGPKIAQFYAREAHIPVKIVLDAAMAYIMEQVDIVLVGAEGVMENGGVVNKLGTYTLATCAQAAGKPFYVAAESYKFARIYPLHQADLPLHPMAPLEFAIALDESIQVVNPPVDFTPAKFITLLFTDLGVLTPSAVSDELIRLYQ; from the exons GTCGCTGCCATTAAGACCCTACTCGGAGTCGTGCAGCGCTCTCGCGCCGAAACCATGATGGGCCTCCAGGACGATCTCAAACAAGCCGCCCAGCTCATGATGGACAACTTCGCCACACACCGCGACAGCGGAGCGGGTCGTTCGCATATTGCGCTACAGTCCGGCTGCGCCATGTTCCTCAAGTACGTCACCCGCACCTTCCTCGAACTCTCCGATTTCGAAGCCTGCCGGCAAGCCGTACTGGAACGCGGCGAGCGATTCCAGATGATCAGTCTCGCCGCGCGGGATCGCATCGCCAAGGCCGCCGTGGACTTTATCCCACCCAACGCTACCGTACTCACCCACGGATACAGTCGCGTGGTCGCCGCAATACTGTCGCAGGCGTCGCAGTCCCGACACTTTAGTGTGATTGTGCTGGAAGGCCGTCCAGACGCCAGTGGGCCGAAGATTGCGCAGTTCTACGCACGCGAAGCCCATATTCCGGTCAAAATTGTACTGGACGCCGCCATGGCCTACATTATGGAACAAGTCGATATTGTCCTCGTTGGCGCCGAAGGGGTTATGGAGAATGGTGGGGTCGTCAACAAGCTAGGAACCTACACGCTAGCGACGTGTGCCCAAGCGGCTGGCAAACCATTCTACGTTGCCGCCGAGTCCTACAAATTTGCCCGTATTTATCCATTGCATCAAGCCGACCTCCCTCTCCATCCAATGGCACCGCTGGAATTT GCCATCGCCCTGGATGAATCGATCCAAGTCGTCAACCCTCCCGTAGATTTCACCCCGGCCAAATTCATTACACTGCTGTTTACCGACCTTGGAGTGCTGACGCCAAGCGCCGTATCCGACGAGCTTATACGTTTATATCAATAG
- a CDS encoding predicted protein, producing the protein MTFVRVFLGVAVALRFVATSAFDTPDVFPASTRAALAAKSGSLNPSQGYTTAGWSNRAATVLTPVHLDPNVYTGDRPFYWNRIDVGCRMTVIELPADDSTSGRPDLWVHSPVGLDGPMQQALNQLGNVKYVVSPNYEHLKFAAQWYQSFPQADMWGCPGLAQRMENIQWKGEIPDGFRPTAWKGGPGTQMEPDSGIWDTNIIQPLHIDIEKNPFTGKPFFNEVVYYHQPSKTLLCTDLFWNYPADVVPNSQYGADDTWELAPRVTGIPVGSRLWKFGMDQIYRPFFNNFMVTDQSQYRDVVNHILDVWDVETLIPAHGDILRGRTLIRQALREHFQLD; encoded by the coding sequence ATGACGTTCGTTCGCGTGTTCCTTGGCGTCGCAGTAGCCTTACGCTTCGTAGCGACGTCGGCCTTTGATACACCGGACGTGTTCCCCGCCAGTACGCGggcggccttggcggccAAGTCCGGATCGCTCAATCCCTCGCAGGGCTACACCACGGCGGGCTGGTCCAACCGCGCCGCGACGGTCCTCACTCCGGTGCACCTGGATCCCAACGTATACACGGGCGATCGTCCGTTTTACTGGAACCGCATCGACGTTGGCTGCCGGATGACGGTCATCGAGCTACCTGCGGACGATTCAACGTCTGGACGACCCGATTTGTGGGTACACTCCCCCGTGGGCCTCGACGGACCGATGCAACAGGCACTCAACCAACTCGGAAACGTCAAATACGTCGTGTCGCCCAATTACGAACATCTCAAGTTTGCCGCGCAATGGTATCAATCGTTTCCGCAAGCCGACATGTGGGGATGTCCCGGACTCGCCCAACGCATGGAGAACATCCAATGGAAGGGTGAAATTCCCGACGGGTTTCGGCCGACGGCCTGGAAAGGCGGACCCGGGACCCAAATGGAGCCGGACTCTGGGATATGGGATACCAACATCATTCAGCCCCTCCACATTGACATTGAAAAGAATCCGTTTACCGGAAAGCCCTTTTTTAACGAAGTCGTCTATTATCACCAACCGTCCAAAACTTTACTCTGCACCGACTTGTTTTGGAACTACCCCGCCGATGTGGTTCCCAATTCTCAGTACGGCGCCGACGACACTTGGGAATTGGCCCCTCGGGTGACGGGAATTCCCGTCGGTAGTCGTCTGTGGAAGTTCGGTATGGACCAGATCTACCGTCCCTTTTTCAACAACTTCATGGTCACGGATCAATCGCAATATCGCGACGTTGTCAACCACATTCTAGACGTGTGGGACGTCGAGACGCTCATTCCAGCGCACGGTGATATCTTGCGGGGTCGAACCTTGATACGTCAGGCTCTGCGCGAACACTTTCAGCTGGACTAA
- a CDS encoding predicted protein: protein MLPDKSKNILKNINLSFYPGAKIGVVGLNGSGKSTLLKIMAGVDTEFDGTARPLPGASIGYLPQEPALPFATVQECVDEAVQSSQAILDEYNQLSMKLADPDLTDDEMNKIMTKTEQLTNQIEAGNLWELERIVERAMDSLRVPPGDAKTAVLSGGEKRRVALCRLLLANHDMLLLDEPTNHLDAESIGWLEQFLAQFKGTVVCITHDRYFLENVAEWILELDRGEGIPHEGNYSSWLEAKSKRLEEEKKKDTAAAKAVAAELEWIRSNPKAKGNKSKARLNRYDELLSAAAPTELRNAGQIYIPPGPRLGDVVVDITNMRKSFDERLLIKDLSFSMPKAGIVGVIGPNGAGKSTLIKMLLGKEQPDSGEVKIGETVNIVSVGQERMDELNSEKTVFEEISGGLDELELGTQTVQSRAYLSWFGFKGGMQQAKVGNLSGGERNRVQLAKILKAGGNMIILDEPSNDLDVEVLRSLEEALLNFAGCAMVVSHDRYMLDRVATHILACEGDSEWFFFPGNYAEYEANRLERKGQSSIKRVAYAPLLNA from the coding sequence ATGCTCCCCGACAAGTCCAAAAACATTCTCAAAAACATCAATCTGTCCTTTTATCCCGGCGCCAAAATTGGGGTGGTGGGCTTGAACGGATCCGGAAAATCAACCTTACTCAAAATCATGGCGGGAGTGGATACCGAGTTTGACGGTACCGCCCGGCCCTTGCCCGGAGCTTCGATTGGCTACCTTCCACAGGAGCCGGCCCTTCCTTTTGCTACCGTCCAAGAATGCGTCGACGAAGCTGTACAATCCTCGCAAGCCATTCTTGATGAGTATAACCAACTCAGCATGAAGCTAGCGGATCCTGATCTCACCGATGATGAAATGAACAAGATCATGACCAAGACGGAACAACTGACCAATCAAATTGAAGCTGGAAATCTGTGGGAACTCGAGCGAATTGTGGAGCGCGCCATGGATTCCTTGCGGGTGCCACCCGGGGACGCCAAGACGGCCGTCCTGTCGGGTGGCGAAAAGCGCCGCGTAGCGCTTTGTCGCTTGCTCCTGGCCAATCACGATATGCTTCTACTAGACGAACCCACGAACCATTTGGACGCCGAATCGATCGGATGGTTGGAGCAGTTCTTGGCACAGTTCAAGGGAACGGTGGTCTGCATCACCCACGACCGATACTTTCTCGAAAATGTGGCCGAGTGGATTTTAGAGCTAGACCGAGGAGAAGGCATCCCGCACGAAGGCAACTACTCAAGCTGGCTGGAGGCCAAGAGTAAACGTCTCgaggaggaaaagaaaaaagacaCCGCGGCAGCCAAGGCTGTTGCAGCCGAACTGGAATGGATTCGGAGCAACCCCAAGGCCAAGGGCAACAAAAGTAAGGCACGCCTCAACCGCTACGATGAGCTACTGTCCGCTGCTGCTCCTACGGAACTCCGGAACGCGGGACAAATCTACATCCCCCCGGGTCCTCGGTTGGGCGATGTCGTGGTGGATATCACCAACATGCGCAAGTCGTTCGATGAGCGCTTGCTAATTAAGGATTTGAGCTTTTCCATGCCCAAAGCTGGTATTGTGGGCGTCATTGGCCCGAACGGTGCCGGCAAGTCGACACTCATCAAAATGCTACTCGGCAAAGAGCAACCCGACTCTGGTGAGGTCAAAATCGGTGAGACCGTGAACATCGTGTCTGTTGGGCAGGAACGCATGGATGAGTTGAACTCGGAAAAGACTGTGTTTGAGGAAATCTCCGGAGGGCTCGATGAGCTCGAGCTGGGCACCCAAACTGTGCAATCTCGTGCCTATCTTTCCTGGTTTGGGTTTAAGGGAGGAATGCAGCAGGCCAAAGTGGGAAATCTATCAGGTGGCGAGCGCAATCGTGTCCAGCTCGCCAAGATTCTCAAGGCCGGTGGCAATATGATTATTCTAGATGAACCATCGAACGACTTGGACGTCGAAGTCTTGCGCAGTCTGGAAGAAGCGCTGTTGAATTTTGCGGGCTGTGCCATGGTGGTGTCACACGATAGGTACATGTTGGATCGCGTGGCGACCCACATTCTGGCCTGCGAGGGTGATTCGGAATGGTTCTTCTTCCCAGGCAACTATGCCGAATATGAGGCCAACCGTCTGGAACGCAAGGGCCAAAGCAGCATTAAGCGCGTCGCCTACGCGCCTTTGCTGAACGCGTAG
- a CDS encoding predicted protein, with amino-acid sequence MKNGVHGVRARRTALADAVSGVAASLLSLWLFYPVDVWKTNAAAGNAPVVWGSIQNWRALYAGWAAKSLHTASSSFCYFYLYSWILSIWKGNRSSNEISTIARLCLSAVAAMANTFLTLPLDVLSSQQQTDRRRTALSLWKGLWPSLLLCSNPAIHFTVFDSAKTHLLNQQSHKSSLSLVEAFILGLLAKLVATIATYPLIRAKIMLMVTNQSNLWPCLRDEYAQHGVGGLYKGCRVQLLHTLLKTAFLMMARERINQSTSRMVLPNMSFSARSTVPPHQ; translated from the exons ATGAAGAATGGAGTCCACGGCGTTCGGGCCCGTCGAACGGCACTCGCCGACGCCGTATCTGGTGTCGCCGCctcgttgttgtcgttatGGTTGTTTTATCCAGTCGACGTATGGAAGACGAACGCAGCCGCAGGAAATGCGCCCGTTGTCTGGGGGAGTATACAAAATTGGCGTGCATTGTACGCTGGGTGGGCTGCAAAGTCGTTACACACGGCGAGTAGCTCGTTCTGTTATTTCTATCTGTACAGCTGGATCCTTTCGATATGGAAAGGAAACCGCTCCAGCAACGAAATCTCCACGATTGCTCGACTATGCCTGTCGGCCGTAGCCGCCATGGCAAATACGTTTCTGACCTTACCTCTTGATGTCTTATCgtcgcaacaacaaacgGATCGCAGACGGACCGCGTTAAG TTTGTGGAAAGGACTGTGGCCCTCGTTACTACTGTGCAGTAACCCCGCCATCCATTTTACCGTGTTCGATAGCGCAAAGACACACTTACTGAACCAGCAGTCTCACAAGTCCAGCTTGTCCCTCGTCGAAGCCTTTATTCTTGGTCTACTTGCCAAGCTGGTCGCCACCATTGCCACCTACCCATTAATTCGAGCAAAAATCATGCTCATGGTCACAAACCAATCAAACTTGTGGCCGTGCCTGAGAGACGAGTATGCGCAGCATGGTGTGGGAGGCCTTTACAAGGGCTGTCGTGTGCAACTTTTGCACACGCTGCTCAAGACTGCGTTCCTCATGATGGCCCGGGAACGCATCAACCAAAGTACGAGTCGAATGGTGCTTCCAAACATGTCTTTCTCTGCTCGTAGTACGGTGCCACCACACCAGTAA